Proteins encoded together in one Terriglobus sp. TAA 43 window:
- a CDS encoding acyltransferase, translating into MPLYLVQEDQVEIGSVSRKTAAAFYRPQLDVVRFFAFLAVFIHHAIPRTGSGSARETFADSMGFGLCLFFVLSAYLITLLLTREHEATGSINMGAFYVRRILRIWPLYLLGLSIGVARAFHHSVLHEQKTWFIAALLFAGNLVIPGAILMSHLWSISIEEQFYLFFPASCRFFGLRGMLVIACILILLSNLTLIHLAHIQADPDVSIWFNSFVQFEMFATGILLALADRSLPRWSVPVSLFVVAACIGGWMLAAGHFHLKSMGSKADSAASLCSGYALVAIACGLLIVAFQQLPSPRPFIYFGRISYGLYVFHLPVLAAVTSHVHGLAGSALTLLLTFGVAAISYRYFETPFLRLKRRFERIETFAP; encoded by the coding sequence GTGCCGCTTTATCTAGTCCAGGAAGACCAGGTTGAGATAGGCAGCGTTTCGCGTAAAACTGCGGCTGCGTTTTACCGGCCTCAACTGGATGTCGTTCGTTTCTTCGCCTTCCTCGCGGTGTTTATCCACCACGCAATTCCCCGCACAGGTTCAGGGAGCGCTCGCGAAACATTCGCTGACTCCATGGGCTTTGGACTGTGCCTGTTCTTCGTCCTGAGTGCATACCTCATCACTCTGCTGCTGACTCGAGAACATGAGGCCACCGGCTCCATCAATATGGGCGCCTTCTATGTCCGCCGCATTCTGCGTATATGGCCACTCTATCTGTTAGGCCTTTCCATCGGTGTCGCTCGGGCGTTCCATCATAGTGTGTTGCACGAACAGAAAACCTGGTTCATTGCAGCTCTTCTGTTCGCGGGAAACCTTGTAATTCCCGGTGCCATCCTCATGTCGCATCTGTGGAGCATCTCCATTGAGGAGCAGTTCTACCTCTTCTTTCCCGCATCCTGCAGATTCTTTGGACTGCGCGGCATGCTGGTGATTGCATGCATCTTAATTCTTCTGTCCAACCTGACCTTGATCCATCTGGCACATATACAAGCAGACCCGGACGTCAGTATCTGGTTCAACAGTTTTGTCCAATTCGAAATGTTTGCAACTGGGATTCTGCTGGCACTTGCGGATCGATCGCTACCGCGATGGAGCGTCCCAGTCAGCCTCTTTGTTGTGGCCGCCTGCATTGGTGGGTGGATGCTGGCCGCGGGCCATTTCCACTTGAAAAGCATGGGGAGCAAAGCGGATTCTGCGGCATCACTATGCAGTGGTTACGCTCTTGTAGCCATCGCATGTGGACTGTTGATCGTCGCCTTTCAGCAACTGCCATCTCCGCGCCCTTTCATCTATTTCGGAAGAATCTCGTACGGCCTATACGTGTTTCACCTACCAGTCCTGGCAGCGGTAACGTCGCATGTACACGGTCTGGCCGGCTCGGCCCTGACATTGCTACTGACCTTCGGTGTCGCCGCAATCTCGTACCGCTATTTCGAAACACCCTTCCTCCGGCTGAAACGGCGGTTCGAGCGTATCGAGACCTTCGCGCCCTAG
- a CDS encoding glycosyltransferase family 1 protein, giving the protein MNILSYVHLRNIYRSTGVGRVSRELTERLHATPDVNLHVLADPADHARVIPLVGDLWQSYQYHFFKSDTSAQQLRWVLTNRPAAEHYWSEVDLVHCTAESYVPVRKARLVVTCHDAQHFEAGAHRQSVWLMKQRLKWRLLFARLEREVDMLQMISHFAAERTAHFFPNLRDRLCVVPNAASDSFFAPADEEGKAILHQLGVVGKPFVLVPGGLQFRKNADLILDAWPAIAAAVPDVVLVVINHVDETYLPRAKVLGDRCVLAGFQEERQLVALYQAATLVWFPTLYDGFGMPVIEAMASGTPVISSDTTGIPEVAGNAGVLLSPADAEAHVQTIVELLRDESARAALVERGRVRAADFTWDKSTAKLLAAFRSIV; this is encoded by the coding sequence GTGAACATCCTTTCCTACGTCCACCTGCGGAACATCTATCGGTCTACCGGTGTTGGGCGAGTTTCCCGTGAGCTTACAGAACGCCTGCATGCAACACCCGATGTCAATCTGCACGTCCTTGCGGATCCTGCGGACCACGCTCGAGTGATCCCGCTCGTCGGGGACCTGTGGCAATCGTACCAATACCACTTCTTCAAATCAGACACCTCTGCCCAGCAGTTGCGATGGGTGCTGACGAATCGACCCGCCGCCGAGCATTACTGGAGCGAGGTTGATCTGGTTCATTGCACGGCGGAGTCGTATGTGCCGGTACGCAAAGCGCGTCTCGTCGTCACCTGCCATGACGCGCAGCATTTCGAAGCCGGGGCTCATCGTCAGAGCGTATGGCTGATGAAGCAGCGTTTGAAATGGCGTCTGCTATTCGCTCGGCTCGAACGAGAAGTGGATATGCTCCAGATGATTTCCCATTTTGCTGCGGAACGAACAGCTCATTTTTTTCCGAATCTGAGAGACCGATTGTGCGTCGTGCCAAACGCTGCGTCGGACAGCTTTTTTGCGCCTGCGGATGAAGAGGGAAAGGCGATCCTGCATCAGCTTGGGGTAGTGGGCAAGCCATTTGTACTCGTGCCAGGAGGCTTGCAGTTTCGAAAAAATGCTGACCTGATCCTTGATGCGTGGCCAGCTATCGCGGCGGCTGTTCCTGACGTTGTCCTCGTCGTCATCAATCACGTTGACGAGACTTACCTCCCTCGAGCGAAAGTGCTTGGAGACCGGTGTGTGTTAGCTGGCTTCCAGGAAGAGCGACAGCTCGTGGCCCTGTACCAGGCCGCAACACTGGTATGGTTTCCAACGCTCTACGATGGCTTCGGCATGCCGGTGATCGAGGCAATGGCGAGCGGTACTCCTGTCATCAGCAGTGACACAACCGGCATACCGGAAGTTGCAGGCAACGCAGGTGTGCTCCTATCACCTGCCGATGCGGAAGCACACGTCCAAACCATCGTCGAACTGCTTCGCGATGAAAGCGCGCGGGCGGCGCTGGTGGAGCGGGGGCGTGTGCGTGCCGCGGACTTTACCTGGGATAAGTCGACGGCGAAGCTTCTGGCGGCATTCCGGTCGATTGTTTAG
- a CDS encoding acyltransferase yields MTIGADARLSQIFVTWPHRVSLGSRVSLEHGIYFNAAGAHAPGIAISLGDGTFVGSGCEFNAIQGISIGANCLIASGCRFIDHNHGIQAGKLMKLQEEISSPIQVGTDVWIGANCIILKGVSIGDGAIVAAGSVVTKSVASYTIVAGVPAQFIKSRDVNS; encoded by the coding sequence ATGACGATCGGTGCAGACGCACGACTGTCGCAGATATTCGTCACGTGGCCTCACCGTGTTTCATTGGGAAGCCGCGTTAGCCTCGAGCATGGGATTTACTTCAACGCGGCCGGGGCACACGCTCCGGGTATAGCGATTTCCCTTGGGGATGGCACCTTTGTCGGCAGCGGATGCGAATTCAATGCAATCCAGGGTATCTCCATCGGTGCGAACTGCCTGATTGCAAGCGGTTGTCGCTTCATCGATCACAACCATGGCATTCAAGCCGGCAAACTTATGAAGCTTCAAGAGGAGATTTCGTCGCCGATCCAGGTCGGCACAGACGTTTGGATTGGCGCGAACTGCATCATCTTGAAAGGCGTTTCCATTGGAGATGGAGCGATTGTTGCCGCTGGATCGGTCGTTACAAAATCTGTTGCTTCCTACACAATCGTGGCTGGTGTTCCAGCCCAGTTCATCAAGTCGCGAGACGTGAATAGCTAA
- a CDS encoding MraY family glycosyltransferase — MIDLHGEKIHIQHHSLLQVLLPPAALIFLVGLLDDLFDLTPLVKLFGQVVGCVTASVLGYIHAPESFAFGTFPHPWLSIIICTFWLVVCTNAINLIDGMDGLASGVGLMGAFATLAVGLYQHNVGLVVATMPLAGALLAFLFYNFNPASIFLGDCGSLTIGFMLGAISLTWQHHDGPTLGMFAPISILALPLLDVCIAVARRYLRHKPLFSPDHGHIHHVMQDRGHHPRTAALLLYAVCAVTSLLSFLAYVTPRGFRIVVIATFAILIFVAIRYLDYVEFRAAREVLSSRHMRRQVDEEIYVRELEIALSNLKDIDDCWNLVKNSCQKLEFATAEMYFRNHYFEAVLQEQVDERDWWMTLPVGECGYLRVSRSNLLGGNNIMMAALDRLQRGLDKWDRTTAPSGRVFDTAA; from the coding sequence ATGATCGATCTTCACGGGGAGAAGATCCATATCCAGCATCACAGCCTGCTGCAGGTACTGTTACCACCGGCCGCTCTGATCTTTCTTGTGGGGCTACTCGACGACCTGTTTGACCTCACGCCGTTGGTCAAGCTTTTCGGACAGGTGGTTGGATGTGTGACCGCCTCTGTTCTTGGTTACATTCACGCTCCCGAAAGCTTCGCCTTCGGAACATTTCCCCATCCCTGGCTGAGTATTATCATCTGCACGTTTTGGCTGGTCGTGTGCACAAATGCCATCAATCTCATTGATGGAATGGACGGCTTAGCATCGGGCGTTGGCCTGATGGGCGCATTTGCCACACTTGCTGTTGGTTTGTACCAACACAATGTTGGCCTGGTTGTGGCAACCATGCCTTTGGCGGGTGCCCTTCTTGCGTTCCTGTTCTACAACTTCAATCCCGCGTCGATTTTCCTTGGTGACTGCGGCAGTCTAACGATCGGCTTTATGCTCGGAGCGATCTCGCTTACATGGCAACACCATGACGGCCCGACATTAGGAATGTTCGCTCCCATTAGTATTCTGGCTCTTCCCTTGCTTGACGTTTGCATTGCTGTCGCACGTCGTTACCTTCGACACAAACCGCTTTTTTCACCGGACCATGGACATATTCATCATGTAATGCAGGATCGTGGACATCATCCAAGAACGGCGGCACTTCTGTTGTATGCCGTATGCGCGGTTACGTCCTTGCTGTCATTCCTGGCGTATGTCACACCGCGAGGTTTCAGGATTGTTGTCATCGCCACGTTCGCCATTCTGATATTTGTCGCCATACGCTACCTGGACTATGTTGAGTTCCGAGCCGCACGCGAGGTACTTTCGTCTCGACATATGCGGAGACAGGTTGATGAAGAGATCTATGTCAGGGAACTGGAGATAGCTCTCTCAAATTTGAAGGACATCGATGATTGCTGGAATTTAGTAAAGAACTCATGCCAGAAGCTGGAGTTTGCAACGGCAGAAATGTACTTCAGAAATCATTACTTTGAAGCGGTTCTGCAGGAACAGGTTGATGAGCGGGATTGGTGGATGACGCTGCCGGTGGGCGAATGCGGTTATCTTCGCGTAAGCCGTTCAAATCTATTGGGAGGCAACAACATCATGATGGCTGCCCTCGACCGCTTGCAGCGAGGACTCGATAAGTGGGACCGGACTACCGCCCCTTCCGGTCGCGTTTTTGACACTGCTGCGTAA
- a CDS encoding glycosyltransferase family 4 protein, giving the protein MRVLLMNQFFWPDSAATSQLLTDVARDLVVLGHEVHVICGGTYAETDPESKPDVVIHQIRGFHFSRSTAGRMLSYASFYIGATWKAFRVPKPDTVLTLTTPPLLSVVGTLLKMFRGSRFCIWEMDVYPDVAVDLGYIKVGGISHRAIGVVADWSRRNADSVIVLGECMRTRLLARGTPNEAIAVVQNWADSTQIAVAARKADGNSLLLVYSGNLGLAHDVETLIGAIRKLREDARFRFLFLGGGSRRAELASFLQAENIASVELRGYVPRAELGSSLSAGDIGIVTQREACCGSVVPSKVYGLLAAGRPILFVGPGAATPASIVRRHACGWHIDNGAVEGLVNLLKHLAEHPDEISAAGKNGRLALEREFDRPLGTARIIDQLIGTTSYQHSTANNAYAEQVPPISVP; this is encoded by the coding sequence ATGAGAGTGCTCTTGATGAACCAGTTCTTCTGGCCTGATAGCGCTGCGACCAGCCAGCTGTTAACAGATGTGGCGCGCGACCTTGTTGTGCTTGGTCACGAAGTACATGTTATTTGCGGTGGAACGTACGCCGAGACAGACCCGGAATCCAAACCTGATGTTGTTATTCATCAGATACGAGGTTTTCACTTTTCACGGTCTACGGCTGGCCGCATGCTCTCGTATGCCTCCTTTTACATTGGCGCTACGTGGAAAGCATTCCGCGTTCCTAAGCCCGACACTGTACTCACCCTAACCACTCCTCCGCTTCTTTCCGTGGTGGGAACACTTCTCAAGATGTTTAGGGGATCACGTTTCTGTATCTGGGAGATGGACGTATATCCGGATGTTGCCGTTGACCTTGGCTACATCAAGGTCGGTGGAATAAGTCATCGGGCTATAGGCGTGGTGGCGGACTGGTCCCGAAGAAATGCGGATTCGGTCATTGTGCTTGGTGAATGCATGCGTACTCGTTTGCTTGCCCGCGGTACCCCGAACGAAGCGATCGCCGTTGTACAGAATTGGGCTGATAGCACACAGATCGCTGTAGCTGCACGCAAGGCAGATGGCAATTCCCTGCTTCTGGTCTACTCAGGAAACCTGGGACTTGCACACGACGTGGAGACCCTGATCGGAGCCATCCGTAAGCTGCGCGAGGATGCACGCTTTCGTTTTCTCTTTCTTGGAGGTGGTTCGCGGCGCGCTGAGCTTGCATCATTCCTGCAAGCCGAAAACATCGCCTCTGTAGAACTGCGAGGATACGTTCCGAGAGCCGAGCTTGGTTCCAGCCTGAGCGCGGGCGACATAGGCATCGTGACGCAAAGAGAGGCCTGCTGTGGATCTGTCGTTCCCAGCAAAGTCTACGGCCTGCTCGCGGCTGGTCGTCCCATTTTGTTTGTGGGTCCGGGAGCTGCGACTCCAGCATCGATTGTGCGCCGTCACGCCTGCGGATGGCACATAGACAACGGCGCTGTCGAGGGATTAGTTAACCTTCTTAAACATCTGGCCGAACATCCTGACGAAATTTCAGCAGCCGGGAAGAATGGCCGGCTGGCCCTGGAACGAGAGTTTGATCGACCTCTCGGCACGGCTCGCATCATCGATCAGCTTATAGGAACCACGTCTTACCAACACAGCACTGCAAATAACGCGTACGCGGAACAGGTACCCCCCATCTCCGTCCCCTAG
- a CDS encoding WcaF family extracellular polysaccharide biosynthesis acetyltransferase produces MSQHIDLKSYDNSWYEPGRSFLWRAAWMLVGLPLFRSPLLPSSRFRAILLRTFGACVGEGVVIHSEVVVKYPWHLRIGDHCWIGERAWIDNLTTVTLGNNVCLSQDVYICTGNHDWRDPYFGLMVAPVTLSNSAWAGARSVVLPGVILDEGAVAGAGSVVSKSIPSWQIYAGNPAMFVRNRTIREQPVRNGVLEEVAG; encoded by the coding sequence ATGAGTCAGCACATTGATCTGAAGTCATATGACAATTCGTGGTACGAACCAGGTCGCTCCTTCCTGTGGCGTGCAGCGTGGATGTTAGTGGGACTTCCGCTATTTCGTTCTCCGCTACTTCCATCGTCACGATTCCGCGCCATATTACTGAGAACCTTTGGAGCCTGTGTCGGAGAAGGCGTCGTCATCCACTCCGAAGTGGTTGTGAAGTATCCGTGGCATTTGCGAATTGGAGATCACTGCTGGATCGGAGAACGTGCATGGATCGACAATCTCACAACGGTGACGTTAGGCAACAACGTCTGCCTCTCTCAGGATGTGTATATCTGCACTGGCAATCATGACTGGCGCGATCCATATTTTGGCTTGATGGTAGCTCCCGTCACATTGAGTAATAGCGCATGGGCAGGTGCTCGAAGCGTAGTTCTACCCGGAGTCATCCTCGATGAAGGTGCTGTAGCTGGCGCTGGAAGTGTTGTCAGCAAGAGCATCCCAAGCTGGCAAATTTATGCAGGAAATCCAGCTATGTTTGTGCGCAATCGCACGATCCGCGAACAACCTGTGCGCAACGGCGTGCTGGAGGAGGTTGCCGGATGA